Proteins encoded in a region of the Cytobacillus sp. IB215665 genome:
- the glgB gene encoding 1,4-alpha-glucan branching protein GlgB codes for MLFGAHICQKGDVIEGTRFCVWAPHAKSVSIVGTFNDWNGKNFELEKINDEGVWHLFTPVNLAGEIYKYEIITPSNQKILKSDPYAFYSEERPQTGSIVYNMDSYKWRDKKWQNRKQKNVQSKPVFIYELHFGSWKKKADGSHYSYNELAELLIPYVVGNGYTHIELLPLIEHPLDISWGYQGVGYFSATSRYGSPRELMKFIDLCHQQGIGVILDWVPGHFCKDNHGLYMFDGQPTYEYENPQDRENPVWGTANFDLGKPEVQSFLISNALFWIEYFHIDGFRVDAVANMIYWPSTDGHQHLNKGAISFLQKINEVISFYAPETLMIAEDSTDFPQVTGNVPAGGLGFSYKWNMGWMNDILTYMKAEFSDRQYLHDKVTFSLLYAFSEKFLLPLSHDEVVHGKKSLLNKMPGDYWQKFAQLRLLYGYLIAHPGKKLLFMGGEFGQFDEWKDQEQLDWNLQDFVMHQKLHAYVKELLKIYKRNKALYEIDDTHDGFEWIDVNNHEQSIFSFIRKGKNEQDFLIIVCNFTATVYHDYIVGVPSKGEYREILNSDEMDFGGAGNRNSKKIFSNEGTYHGKPYHLAVTIPPLGISIIRPIKKRKERKRADGQKKMHSNDLGRRKR; via the coding sequence ATGCTATTTGGTGCACATATTTGTCAAAAGGGTGACGTCATTGAAGGAACACGATTTTGTGTCTGGGCACCACATGCTAAGAGTGTAAGTATAGTAGGGACTTTTAATGATTGGAATGGGAAAAACTTTGAGCTCGAGAAAATAAATGATGAGGGAGTTTGGCATCTTTTTACGCCTGTTAATTTAGCGGGTGAGATTTACAAGTATGAAATTATCACACCTTCTAATCAAAAAATACTAAAATCAGATCCTTATGCATTTTACTCTGAAGAAAGGCCTCAAACAGGGTCAATTGTTTACAATATGGATTCTTATAAGTGGAGAGATAAAAAATGGCAAAATCGAAAACAAAAGAACGTACAATCTAAACCTGTTTTTATTTATGAGTTACATTTTGGGTCTTGGAAAAAGAAAGCTGATGGGAGCCATTATTCATATAATGAATTAGCGGAGTTGTTAATTCCGTATGTTGTAGGAAATGGCTATACACATATAGAATTATTACCACTTATTGAACATCCATTGGATATTTCTTGGGGCTATCAAGGGGTAGGTTATTTTTCAGCTACGAGTAGATATGGATCTCCACGTGAGTTAATGAAGTTTATAGATCTATGCCATCAACAAGGGATTGGCGTTATTCTAGATTGGGTTCCAGGTCATTTCTGCAAAGATAATCATGGACTATATATGTTTGATGGGCAGCCGACATATGAATATGAAAATCCACAAGATCGAGAAAATCCAGTTTGGGGAACTGCTAACTTTGATTTAGGCAAACCAGAAGTTCAAAGCTTTCTAATTTCGAATGCCCTTTTTTGGATTGAGTATTTTCATATCGATGGCTTTAGAGTTGATGCTGTAGCTAATATGATTTATTGGCCTAGTACGGATGGACATCAACATCTAAATAAAGGAGCCATATCATTTTTACAAAAAATCAATGAAGTTATTTCCTTTTATGCACCTGAAACATTAATGATTGCGGAGGATTCCACTGACTTCCCACAAGTAACAGGAAATGTACCGGCAGGAGGGTTAGGATTTAGTTACAAATGGAATATGGGTTGGATGAATGATATCTTGACTTACATGAAGGCTGAATTCAGTGACCGGCAATATTTACACGACAAAGTAACGTTCTCACTTCTATATGCATTTTCAGAGAAATTTCTATTACCACTATCGCATGACGAGGTTGTTCATGGTAAGAAATCACTGTTAAATAAAATGCCTGGTGACTATTGGCAGAAATTTGCCCAGCTTCGCCTTTTATACGGCTATTTAATAGCACACCCTGGAAAGAAATTGTTATTTATGGGTGGAGAATTTGGACAATTTGATGAATGGAAAGATCAAGAACAATTAGATTGGAACTTGCAAGATTTTGTCATGCATCAAAAACTTCATGCATATGTTAAAGAGTTACTTAAAATTTATAAAAGAAATAAAGCTTTATATGAAATTGATGATACTCATGATGGTTTCGAATGGATTGATGTAAACAATCATGAACAATCAATATTTTCATTTATTAGAAAAGGAAAAAATGAACAGGACTTTTTAATTATCGTGTGTAATTTCACTGCTACAGTTTACCATGATTATATAGTTGGTGTTCCTAGCAAAGGTGAATATCGGGAAATTCTAAATAGTGACGAAATGGATTTTGGAGGTGCTGGAAATAGAAATAGCAAAAAAATATTTAGTAACGAAGGAACATATCATGGGAAGCCATATCACTTAGCAGTTACTATTCCTCCATTAGGAATATCGATTATACGTCCTATTAAAAAAAGAAAGGAGAGGAAGAGAGCTGATGGGCAAAAAAAAATGCATAGCAATGATCTTGGCAGGAGGAAAAGGTAG
- a CDS encoding glucose-1-phosphate adenylyltransferase produces MGKKKCIAMILAGGKGSRLRSLTKEIAKPAVPFGGKYRIIDFALSNCTNSGIDTVGILTQYQPLELHDYIGIGSAWDLDRKNGGVTLLPPYIAEAGMKWYTGTSSAIYQNINYIKQYNPEYVLILSGDHIYKMDYAYMLDYHIQKQADVSISVIEVPWEETSRFGIMNTDESMNITDFEEKPANPKNNLASMGIYIFNTSILLDVLERDELNPDSTHDFGKDIIPLLLDEQKKLAAYPFQGYWKDVGTVNSLWEANMDLLHNDTDLNIYDHSWRIYSVNPNHPPQYIAPTGDIRESIVCEGCIVEGEIDQSVLFQGVHIMEGAVVKNAVIMPGATIGKNAYIDNAIISSGVNICDDMIIRKKEESDEIILVSEE; encoded by the coding sequence ATGGGCAAAAAAAAATGCATAGCAATGATCTTGGCAGGAGGAAAAGGTAGCCGACTACGGTCATTAACAAAAGAGATAGCAAAACCAGCAGTGCCATTCGGAGGTAAATATCGAATTATTGACTTTGCGTTAAGTAATTGTACAAATTCAGGAATTGATACTGTTGGAATTCTTACTCAATATCAGCCATTAGAATTACATGATTACATTGGTATTGGTAGTGCTTGGGATCTTGATAGAAAAAATGGTGGCGTAACTTTATTACCCCCGTACATTGCGGAAGCAGGTATGAAATGGTATACCGGGACATCCTCAGCAATATACCAAAATATTAATTACATTAAACAATATAACCCTGAATATGTACTTATTTTGTCTGGAGATCATATTTATAAAATGGATTATGCGTATATGCTTGATTATCATATTCAAAAACAGGCAGACGTATCTATTTCTGTCATCGAAGTACCGTGGGAAGAAACGAGTCGCTTTGGCATTATGAATACCGACGAAAGCATGAATATTACAGATTTTGAAGAGAAACCAGCAAATCCTAAAAATAACCTTGCTTCAATGGGGATTTATATTTTTAATACATCTATTTTACTTGATGTATTAGAAAGAGACGAACTTAATCCTGACTCAACGCATGATTTCGGCAAAGATATTATTCCTTTATTACTCGATGAACAAAAAAAACTAGCCGCTTATCCTTTTCAAGGGTATTGGAAAGATGTGGGTACTGTTAATAGTTTATGGGAAGCCAATATGGACTTATTACACAATGATACAGACTTAAATATATATGATCATTCATGGCGAATTTATTCAGTTAATCCTAATCATCCTCCACAATATATAGCCCCAACTGGAGACATAAGAGAGTCCATTGTATGTGAAGGGTGTATCGTAGAAGGAGAGATTGATCAATCTGTTCTCTTCCAAGGTGTACATATTATGGAGGGAGCAGTTGTTAAAAATGCCGTAATTATGCCTGGTGCGACTATTGGGAAAAATGCTTATATAGATAACGCCATTATTTCTTCAGGAGTTAATATATGTGATGACATGATTATACGTAAAAAGGAAGAAAGTGATGAAATCATTTTGGTTAGTGAGGAATAA
- a CDS encoding sugar phosphate nucleotidyltransferase, with amino-acid sequence MNQTMLGIIDATQSFDSIQQLTINRSVAAIPFAGRYRLIDFVLSNMVNSGITSVAIFPKDQYRSLMDHIEYGQQWDLNRKRDGLFFFPSAVDSQSEEFNVFQQYKNNIDYFLRSKQQYVLISNCYTVCNIDYQAILQQHIESQCDITEIAHNGKPMGMYIFNFSLLFDLITNYEKFGYTTIQDVVLDPSHHLHICRYEYDGYVAKINTIKDYYTHSLELLKPQVWKELFNQINPIYTKVKDEPPTKYMNGSKIKNSFIANGCKIEGEVENSIIFRSVNISKGTVVKDSIIMQKSQIGENCVLNGVILDKDVKVENNVILTGDYTTPYIVPKGTIQGALMNT; translated from the coding sequence ATGAATCAAACGATGCTTGGGATCATTGATGCAACACAAAGCTTTGACTCTATACAACAACTAACTATCAATCGATCAGTAGCTGCAATCCCATTTGCTGGGAGATATAGATTAATTGATTTTGTACTTTCCAATATGGTGAACTCTGGAATTACTAGTGTCGCTATTTTTCCGAAAGATCAATATCGTTCACTTATGGATCATATTGAATATGGCCAGCAGTGGGATTTAAATCGTAAAAGGGATGGATTATTCTTTTTTCCTTCTGCGGTTGATTCACAGAGTGAGGAATTCAATGTTTTCCAGCAGTATAAGAACAACATCGATTATTTTCTTCGTAGCAAACAGCAATACGTATTAATCTCAAATTGTTATACAGTTTGCAATATTGACTATCAAGCTATTCTACAACAACATATAGAATCACAGTGTGATATTACTGAAATTGCACATAACGGCAAGCCTATGGGTATGTACATCTTTAATTTTTCTCTATTGTTTGACTTAATAACTAACTATGAAAAGTTTGGATATACGACGATTCAAGACGTGGTATTAGACCCTTCGCATCATTTACACATATGTAGATATGAATATGATGGATATGTTGCAAAAATAAACACCATAAAAGATTACTATACACATAGTCTAGAACTATTAAAACCTCAAGTGTGGAAAGAGTTGTTTAACCAAATTAATCCAATTTATACTAAAGTGAAAGATGAACCCCCTACAAAATATATGAATGGCTCGAAGATAAAAAATTCATTTATTGCAAATGGATGTAAAATCGAAGGTGAAGTTGAAAATAGTATCATCTTTCGCTCGGTTAACATAAGTAAAGGGACAGTAGTAAAAGACAGTATTATTATGCAAAAGAGTCAAATAGGTGAAAATTGTGTATTAAACGGTGTCATTTTAGATAAAGATGTTAAAGTAGAAAATAATGTCATACTTACAGGTGATTACACGACACCATATATAGTTCCAAAGGGAACAATTCAAGGAGCGTTGATGAATACATGA
- the glgA gene encoding glycogen synthase GlgA, which yields MKVLFAVSECVPFAKTGGLGDVAGALPKELKQLGTDIRVILPKYGTIPVQYRDKMKKEANITVQVGWRQQYCGIESLEQDGVTFYFIDNEYYFKRDFILYGHYDDGERFSFFCQAVLASLPVLDFKPDVIHSHDWHTGMISYLLKEKYSKVPFYEKIKTVFTIHNLQYQGVYPKEILPELFGLNEQSFASTSLEFYGNVNFMKAGIVTSNVVTTVSPTYKHEVQTSYYGEKLDGVLRDRKQSLVGILNGIDDQSYDPKNDPYITKNFDRTSIDSKVLNKQHLQEHFSLPVSKKTPIIAMVTRLTQQKGIDLLINIFHELMQEDIQLIVIGSGEHRYESFFNEMVNQYPDKCKAYIGFHEELARVIYAGADLFLMPSLFEPCGLGQLIAMRYGVIPIVRETGGLNDTVESFNEETMTGNGFTFTNYNAHDMLFTIRRALSYYYKTNLWNKLIIEVMNRDFSWAQSAFKYNQLYADLMTRSGNRVL from the coding sequence ATGAAAGTTTTATTTGCTGTTTCAGAATGTGTACCATTTGCAAAAACAGGCGGACTAGGTGATGTAGCAGGAGCGTTACCGAAAGAACTTAAACAACTCGGTACAGATATTAGAGTGATCTTACCAAAATACGGAACGATTCCTGTCCAGTATAGAGATAAAATGAAAAAAGAAGCGAATATAACTGTTCAAGTCGGTTGGAGACAGCAGTATTGCGGAATTGAGTCATTAGAGCAAGATGGAGTCACATTTTATTTTATCGATAATGAATATTATTTCAAACGTGATTTTATCTTATATGGTCATTATGATGATGGTGAACGTTTTTCATTTTTTTGCCAGGCGGTATTAGCATCGTTACCCGTCTTAGACTTTAAGCCAGATGTCATACATTCTCATGATTGGCATACCGGAATGATTAGTTATTTGTTAAAAGAAAAGTATAGTAAAGTGCCCTTTTATGAAAAAATAAAAACTGTTTTTACTATTCATAATCTTCAGTATCAAGGTGTCTATCCTAAAGAAATTTTACCAGAATTATTTGGTTTAAATGAACAATCATTTGCATCAACTAGCCTGGAGTTTTATGGGAATGTAAACTTTATGAAAGCAGGCATAGTTACCTCAAATGTTGTTACAACGGTAAGTCCCACATACAAACATGAAGTTCAGACATCTTATTATGGTGAGAAATTAGATGGGGTTCTTAGAGATAGAAAACAGTCGCTCGTTGGAATACTAAATGGCATAGATGATCAATCGTATGATCCAAAAAATGACCCATATATTACTAAGAATTTCGATAGAACCTCTATAGATTCAAAAGTATTGAATAAACAACATCTACAAGAACATTTTTCATTACCAGTTAGTAAAAAAACACCGATCATCGCAATGGTAACAAGGTTAACCCAACAAAAAGGTATTGATTTACTTATTAATATTTTCCATGAACTTATGCAAGAGGATATACAATTGATTGTCATTGGGTCTGGAGAACATCGATATGAATCATTCTTTAATGAAATGGTAAATCAATATCCAGATAAGTGTAAAGCATACATCGGTTTTCACGAAGAGTTAGCCAGGGTGATATATGCAGGAGCAGATCTTTTCCTCATGCCTTCCTTATTTGAACCATGTGGATTAGGTCAATTAATAGCAATGAGATACGGTGTTATTCCTATTGTAAGAGAAACAGGTGGCTTAAATGATACGGTTGAATCATTTAATGAAGAGACAATGACAGGAAATGGTTTTACATTTACGAATTATAATGCTCACGATATGCTGTTTACAATTAGAAGAGCATTATCCTATTATTATAAAACTAATTTGTGGAATAAGCTGATTATAGAAGTGATGAATCGTGATTTTAGTTGGGCACAATCAGCTTTTAAATACAATCAGCTGTATGCTGATTTGATGACTCGGAGTGGTAATCGTGTTCTCTAA